The proteins below are encoded in one region of Tessaracoccus aquimaris:
- a CDS encoding PHP domain-containing protein: MRIDLHTHSRVSDGTDTPTSLVMKAHEAGLDVVALTDHDSFGGIPEALEAGKRIGVKVLCGIELSTEHDGRSVHLLGYGCDPFDRALNEELGRIRFGRTDRLPAMVERLTEAGLPITMDDVMTAAHGAPAVGRPHVADALVAKGYVEDRDEAFAKWLGDGKPGYVHRYAVPLERGIDLVHAAKGVAVIAHPWGRGNREVLPAPYLESLVRSHGLEGIEVDHPDHDEDTRSLLFEMGARLGLVRTGSSDYHGTGKKNHPLGANVTRPSAYRDLIGRIRRRGGVV; the protein is encoded by the coding sequence ATGAGGATCGACCTTCACACCCACTCGCGCGTCTCCGACGGGACGGACACGCCCACGAGCCTCGTCATGAAGGCCCACGAGGCGGGGCTCGACGTCGTCGCGCTCACCGACCACGACTCCTTCGGGGGCATCCCCGAGGCGCTCGAGGCGGGCAAGCGGATCGGCGTCAAGGTGCTGTGCGGCATCGAACTGTCGACCGAACACGACGGCCGCTCCGTGCACCTGCTCGGCTACGGCTGCGACCCGTTCGACAGGGCGCTCAACGAGGAACTGGGCCGGATCAGGTTCGGTCGCACCGACCGGCTCCCCGCCATGGTGGAGCGGCTCACCGAGGCAGGCCTTCCCATCACCATGGACGACGTGATGACGGCCGCGCACGGGGCGCCCGCCGTCGGCCGCCCGCACGTGGCTGACGCGCTGGTCGCCAAGGGCTACGTCGAGGACCGCGACGAGGCGTTCGCGAAGTGGCTTGGGGACGGGAAGCCCGGCTATGTGCACCGCTACGCGGTCCCGTTGGAGCGGGGCATCGACCTGGTGCACGCCGCGAAGGGCGTCGCAGTGATCGCCCACCCCTGGGGACGCGGCAACCGCGAAGTGCTGCCTGCGCCCTACCTGGAGTCGCTGGTCAGGTCGCACGGGCTGGAGGGCATCGAGGTCGACCATCCCGACCACGACGAGGACACCCGGTCGCTGCTGTTCGAGATGGGCGCGCGCCTTGGGCTGGTGCGTACCGGATCCAGCGACTATCACGGCACAGGCAAGAAGAACCATCCGCTCGGCGCCAACGTGACCCGCCCGTCTGCGTACCGCGATCTCATCGGACGCATCCGGCGCCGAGGCGGAGTGGTGTAG
- a CDS encoding Rv3235 family protein produces the protein MTVISARPATLAVVHPDPAASPEPPAPPQAMALITALLEAMMGRRPLHQLRPHLDLAAFGHLACYVDEGAFRRMTVGSVRTQMPTGRAVEASVRLRCASRWISCVIRLDVGQRAWRCTDLTVLQPS, from the coding sequence ATGACAGTGATCAGCGCCCGGCCCGCGACCCTGGCCGTCGTCCATCCCGATCCGGCCGCGTCGCCCGAGCCGCCTGCACCCCCGCAGGCGATGGCGCTGATCACGGCGCTCCTGGAGGCCATGATGGGCAGGAGGCCGCTGCACCAGTTGCGTCCGCACCTGGATCTCGCCGCCTTCGGGCACCTGGCCTGTTACGTCGACGAGGGGGCCTTCCGTCGGATGACGGTGGGCAGCGTCCGCACCCAGATGCCGACCGGCCGCGCCGTCGAGGCGAGCGTCCGGCTGCGCTGCGCCTCCCGCTGGATCAGCTGCGTGATCAGGCTCGATGTGGGGCAACGCGCCTGGCGCTGCACCGACCTGACGGTGCTGCAGCCGTCATGA
- the trpS gene encoding tryptophan--tRNA ligase: MSLEPGSNDHEASLARSTERSREIEAEIAKDPSKFRILTGDRPTGHLHIGHYFGSLQNRVRLASLGIDTMILIADYQVITDRDGVGPIKERVYSLLTDYLAVGLDPAHATFFTHSSVPALNQLMLPFLSIVTDAELRRNPTVKTELDDTGGRPMSGLLLTYPVHQAADILFCKANLVPVGKDQLPHLEQARVIARRFDERYGRADASRPVFPEPDALLSASGTVLGLDGQKMSKSKGNTIELRMTADETAKLIKRAVTDSDRHISYDPANRPEVSNLVNVAALALGRTPEDVADELGDAGGGGLKKLVTESLNEYFAPIRARRAELEADPGYLRQVLADGNARANAIADQTLSEVRAAMQMDY; this comes from the coding sequence ATGTCGCTCGAGCCGGGCAGCAACGATCACGAGGCCTCGCTGGCCCGCTCAACGGAGCGGAGCCGCGAGATCGAGGCGGAGATCGCCAAGGACCCCTCCAAGTTCCGCATCCTGACGGGCGACCGGCCGACCGGTCACCTGCACATCGGGCACTACTTCGGGTCGCTCCAGAACCGGGTCCGGCTCGCGAGCCTCGGGATCGACACGATGATCCTGATCGCCGACTACCAGGTCATCACCGACCGCGACGGCGTCGGCCCCATCAAGGAGCGCGTCTACTCGCTGCTGACCGACTACCTGGCGGTCGGGCTCGACCCGGCGCACGCCACCTTCTTCACCCACTCGTCGGTGCCTGCGCTGAACCAGTTGATGCTGCCGTTCCTGTCGATCGTCACCGACGCCGAACTGCGCCGCAACCCCACCGTCAAGACCGAACTCGACGACACGGGCGGCCGCCCGATGTCGGGCCTGCTGCTGACCTACCCGGTGCATCAGGCCGCAGACATCCTCTTCTGCAAGGCGAACCTGGTGCCCGTGGGCAAGGACCAGTTGCCGCACCTGGAGCAGGCGCGCGTGATCGCCCGGCGCTTCGACGAGCGCTACGGTCGCGCCGACGCCTCGCGCCCCGTCTTCCCGGAGCCCGACGCGCTGCTGAGCGCCTCCGGGACCGTGCTCGGCCTCGACGGCCAGAAGATGAGCAAGTCGAAGGGCAACACCATCGAACTGCGGATGACGGCCGACGAGACCGCCAAGCTGATCAAGCGGGCGGTGACCGACTCGGACCGTCACATCAGCTACGACCCGGCCAACCGTCCCGAGGTCTCCAACCTCGTCAACGTGGCCGCGCTTGCGCTGGGTCGCACCCCCGAGGACGTCGCGGACGAACTCGGCGACGCGGGCGGCGGCGGCCTCAAGAAGCTGGTCACGGAGTCGCTCAACGAATACTTCGCGCCGATCCGCGCCCGCCGCGCCGAGTTGGAGGCCGACCCGGGGTACCTGCGCCAGGTGCTCGCCGACGGCAACGCCCGCGCCAACGCGATCGCCGACCAGACCCTCTCCGAGGTCCGCGCCGCGATGCAGATGGACTACTGA
- a CDS encoding ComF family protein: MASLFDAAADLLLGATCPGCDAPGWGICRACRALLDRGPVRVPGLRGLEVIAANPYRPVLEHVVPRYKDDGALHLERALADRLAVAVAAWRPPPGTLLVPVASLPANVRARGFDHGWRLARLAARRTGLGAARLLRRRGGGADQSGLGRGERQRNLDHAMLARPTRSPVLIVDDIVTTGASLREARRALQQVEALIVGAATAAYVSDSGAMPDKGLTANLGYR, from the coding sequence ATGGCCTCCCTGTTCGATGCGGCAGCCGACCTCCTGCTCGGCGCCACCTGCCCCGGATGCGACGCGCCGGGCTGGGGGATCTGCCGCGCCTGCCGCGCGCTTCTCGACCGCGGGCCCGTCCGCGTCCCTGGGCTGCGCGGGCTGGAGGTGATTGCGGCGAACCCGTACCGGCCAGTGCTCGAGCACGTGGTGCCGCGCTACAAGGACGACGGCGCCCTCCACCTGGAGCGGGCACTGGCAGACCGCCTCGCGGTGGCCGTGGCGGCGTGGCGGCCACCGCCGGGGACGCTGCTGGTTCCCGTCGCCTCGCTGCCCGCCAACGTCCGGGCGCGTGGCTTCGACCACGGGTGGCGGTTGGCGCGGCTCGCCGCGCGGCGCACGGGCCTCGGTGCTGCGCGGCTGCTGCGTCGTCGCGGGGGAGGGGCCGACCAGTCGGGGCTCGGGCGCGGCGAACGGCAGCGCAACCTCGACCACGCGATGCTCGCCCGGCCGACCCGGTCGCCGGTCCTGATCGTGGACGACATCGTCACGACCGGGGCGTCGCTCAGGGAGGCGCGCCGTGCCCTACAGCAGGTGGAAGCGCTCATCGTCGGTGCGGCGACAGCGGCTTATGTGAGCGATTCGGGCGCCATGCCGGACAAAGGGCTGACAGCCAACTTGGGCTACCGGTAG
- a CDS encoding DUF5997 family protein, whose amino-acid sequence MSQTLKPITAAAKLGIYLPAAPEEFRATSHTREEIDELRADPPAWLADLRRNGPFPRDVVAQKLGVSRSGLARAGVTEAMTADEIGVLLDDPPQWLVRERETHRTVLAEQARADNRD is encoded by the coding sequence ATGAGCCAGACGCTGAAGCCGATCACCGCGGCAGCCAAGCTGGGCATCTACCTGCCCGCAGCCCCGGAGGAGTTCCGCGCGACCTCGCACACCCGCGAGGAGATCGACGAGTTGCGGGCCGATCCGCCCGCGTGGCTGGCCGACCTGCGCCGCAACGGCCCGTTCCCGCGCGACGTGGTCGCGCAGAAGTTGGGCGTGTCCCGTTCCGGGCTGGCGCGCGCCGGCGTCACGGAGGCCATGACGGCAGACGAGATCGGCGTGCTGCTCGACGACCCGCCTCAGTGGCTCGTCCGGGAGCGTGAGACCCACCGCACCGTGCTCGCCGAACAGGCCCGCGCCGACAACCGCGACTGA
- a CDS encoding DUF6912 family protein → MNRQLVFVPVAAHELDVLAGESLGPDRIAYTVTPELLEELGYAASDSEDAEYAALVLASVAGLATHGVRLVVVAEVDPDLIEPGEDPGNGQVSLRELPSRAITAWFADEPGTDVADAAAISKGLTIDQVWEMPQVQDLLNSHDLLWNDVVEYRRLKED, encoded by the coding sequence GTGAACCGCCAACTGGTCTTCGTCCCCGTCGCCGCGCACGAACTCGACGTGCTTGCGGGGGAGTCGCTCGGCCCCGACAGGATCGCCTATACCGTCACCCCCGAACTGCTCGAGGAACTTGGCTACGCCGCCTCGGACTCGGAGGACGCCGAATACGCGGCGCTGGTGCTCGCCTCCGTCGCGGGGCTCGCCACACACGGCGTCCGGCTGGTCGTGGTCGCCGAGGTGGACCCTGACCTGATCGAGCCGGGGGAGGACCCCGGCAACGGTCAGGTGTCGCTTCGGGAGTTGCCGTCGAGGGCCATCACGGCCTGGTTCGCCGACGAGCCCGGGACGGACGTGGCGGATGCCGCCGCGATCTCAAAGGGCCTGACCATCGACCAGGTCTGGGAGATGCCGCAGGTGCAGGACCTGCTCAACAGCCACGACCTGCTCTGGAACGACGTCGTCGAGTATCGACGGCTCAAGGAGGACTGA
- a CDS encoding Ku protein, translating to MPRSIWKGSISFGLVSIPVKVYGANDDKDVSFRQVHSTDGGRVRYQRVCEKCGEVVQFADIAKGFEASDGRMAILTDEDFANLPLSTLRTVDVVQFVDEEEVDPRFFQKTYFLEAETAGQKPYVLLRDALTRENKVAVVKVALRSRESLALIRAKDDLLLMHTMYWPDELRDGAFAAPPAEVTVSDAEIDMAKMLISQLEGTFDPEAYSDSYREALLEVVEAKLAGASIPEAADTSAPAGDVVDLMAALKASVEAAKQRREEAAATKAS from the coding sequence ATGCCACGCTCCATCTGGAAGGGATCGATCTCGTTTGGTCTGGTCTCGATCCCCGTCAAGGTCTACGGCGCAAACGACGACAAGGACGTCAGCTTCCGGCAGGTGCACTCCACCGACGGAGGGCGGGTGCGCTACCAGCGCGTCTGCGAGAAGTGCGGAGAGGTCGTCCAGTTCGCCGACATCGCGAAGGGCTTCGAGGCCTCCGACGGGAGGATGGCGATCCTGACCGACGAGGACTTCGCCAACCTGCCGCTCTCGACCCTGAGGACGGTCGACGTCGTGCAGTTCGTCGACGAGGAGGAGGTCGACCCGCGGTTCTTCCAGAAGACCTACTTCCTGGAGGCGGAGACCGCGGGCCAGAAGCCCTACGTGCTGCTCCGCGACGCGCTGACCCGCGAGAACAAGGTCGCCGTCGTCAAGGTGGCGCTGCGCAGCAGAGAGTCGCTCGCGCTGATCCGCGCCAAGGACGACCTGCTGCTGATGCACACCATGTACTGGCCAGATGAACTGCGCGACGGCGCGTTCGCGGCCCCGCCCGCCGAGGTGACGGTCTCCGACGCGGAGATCGACATGGCCAAGATGCTGATCAGTCAACTCGAGGGCACCTTCGACCCCGAGGCCTACAGCGACTCCTACCGCGAGGCCCTGCTGGAGGTCGTCGAGGCCAAGCTGGCCGGGGCCAGCATCCCCGAGGCCGCGGACACGTCTGCGCCCGCGGGCGACGTCGTCGATCTGATGGCGGCGCTGAAGGCTTCGGTGGAGGCGGCAAAGCAGCGGCGTGAGGAGGCCGCGGCCACCAAGGCCAGCTGA
- the mtrB gene encoding MtrAB system histidine kinase MtrB, producing the protein MLLLVLAGVLLMNQATAGVVAAKKESSLNEAAGVYAFMQAQLRTPDSRGVAIHETLGRLADLADAQAAQYRVLIQGPTSSFGSSGIKSDSVPESLREKVEQSDGMFVTATNVVYSQPEEPAEPGWAVGTSLIGSTGERYPVYYIFPMTAELQTLRALQAAVLVTGSVLTAALSAVAYLVTAQVVRPVRRASQAALRLASGELDLRLKVRGTDDLASLAKSMNRMAAQLQQRIRELEMLSTLQQRFVSDVSHELRTPMTTIKMAADMLHESRDTFEPMQRRSAELMSSEIDRFDLMLADLLEISRFDAGAAVLSLDESDVAALVTAEVDGNRGIAESLGVDLSVEVRTTDNTAQVDSRRIRRVIRNLVTNAMEHAEGKPVKVVVASDDVAVAVTVRDFGVGFEAEDAARVFDRFWRADPSRTRVVGGSGLGLSISMEDARLHHGWLTAWGRPGRGAQFRLTLPKEPDHELTGSPLAVIPVDDAGRSRR; encoded by the coding sequence ATGCTGCTCCTGGTGCTGGCCGGCGTGCTGCTGATGAACCAGGCGACCGCGGGGGTCGTCGCGGCGAAGAAGGAGTCCTCGCTGAACGAGGCCGCCGGCGTCTACGCGTTCATGCAGGCCCAACTGCGCACCCCGGACTCGCGCGGTGTCGCGATCCACGAGACCCTCGGCCGGCTGGCCGACCTCGCGGACGCGCAGGCCGCGCAGTACCGCGTCCTGATCCAGGGCCCCACCTCCAGCTTCGGCTCGAGCGGCATCAAGAGCGACTCGGTGCCGGAGTCGCTGCGCGAGAAGGTGGAGCAGAGCGACGGGATGTTCGTCACTGCCACCAACGTCGTCTACAGCCAGCCCGAGGAGCCGGCGGAGCCCGGCTGGGCCGTCGGCACCTCGCTTATCGGCTCGACGGGTGAGCGCTACCCCGTCTACTACATCTTCCCGATGACGGCGGAACTGCAGACGCTGCGGGCCCTACAGGCGGCCGTGCTGGTGACAGGCAGCGTGCTGACCGCCGCCCTGTCCGCGGTCGCCTACCTCGTCACCGCCCAGGTGGTGCGACCCGTGCGGCGCGCCAGCCAGGCCGCCCTCCGGCTGGCCTCGGGAGAGCTCGACCTGCGGCTCAAGGTGCGCGGCACCGACGACCTCGCCTCGCTGGCGAAGTCCATGAACCGGATGGCGGCGCAGCTTCAGCAGCGGATCCGGGAACTCGAGATGCTCTCCACGCTGCAGCAGCGCTTCGTCAGCGACGTCAGCCACGAACTGCGCACCCCGATGACCACCATCAAGATGGCCGCAGACATGCTGCACGAGTCGCGCGACACGTTCGAGCCCATGCAACGCCGCTCCGCGGAGTTGATGAGCTCGGAGATCGACCGCTTTGACCTGATGCTCGCCGACCTGCTCGAGATCTCCCGCTTCGACGCGGGCGCCGCCGTCTTGTCGCTCGACGAGTCCGACGTCGCCGCGCTCGTGACCGCAGAGGTCGACGGCAACCGCGGCATCGCCGAGAGCCTCGGGGTCGACCTCAGCGTCGAGGTACGAACCACCGACAACACCGCGCAGGTCGACTCCCGACGCATCCGGCGCGTGATCCGCAACCTCGTCACCAACGCCATGGAGCACGCCGAGGGGAAGCCGGTGAAGGTGGTGGTCGCCTCCGACGACGTTGCAGTCGCCGTGACCGTTCGCGACTTCGGCGTCGGCTTCGAGGCGGAGGACGCTGCCCGCGTGTTCGACCGGTTCTGGCGCGCCGACCCGAGCCGGACCCGCGTCGTCGGTGGCTCTGGCCTGGGGCTGTCGATCTCGATGGAGGACGCGCGACTGCATCACGGCTGGCTGACCGCCTGGGGCAGGCCCGGCCGAGGCGCCCAGTTCCGCCTGACGCTGCCGAAGGAACCGGACCACGAACTGACCGGGTCGCCGCTCGCGGTGATCCCTGTCGACGATGCGGGAAGGAGCCGCCGATGA
- a CDS encoding LpqB family beta-propeller domain-containing protein — protein sequence MRRAWLALVAVLLATLTACTGIATSGPIEEVPMSAQPPGIDVAPEPPQAGITPSRLVEGFLQAMADPEGDYAVARQYLTSQANDGWQPIGAVVYDGSVTGDAAEASIDGMAIGELDAAGHYAAQLRAFEHDFGVVKQDDEWRIGVPPGGLLLSRYIFERYYSEVTVYYMSTTGTHVVPDPIHLPESKVSPTGIIDSLLDGPSESIARAVSNAIPVTVKLGDNEASIDPQGVVTVDLTGLSSSLGDDARRRIGAQLLWSLTSIPRVTGLAVTRDGLPFTLPDSNAQGVLELATQQGYQVLSRAVPTPELFAIRDGVPGRLSETFEALIRQETRYSELAISLDGGTLALIDETRTVLSMGPRAGQTSAVATAGLSNLRRPQFVLGSLWLLGDETDGTTRLIVVQRGRDPERVAFDEVPGSRIEGFAVSPTGARAAIILSHGQERSLGLGTVLSASPVRVVGWRELELIGDQNQRLSNVQAVTWSDETLLGLIGTKGSQPSVFTAHVDGSRIEDLAPSGAPVDITALARQGGGPIAIRTDTGSAWRYDARTRWHRLADNISSVAYGG from the coding sequence ATGAGACGCGCATGGCTCGCGCTGGTCGCGGTCCTGCTCGCGACGCTGACCGCGTGCACCGGGATCGCCACGAGCGGCCCCATCGAGGAGGTCCCGATGTCGGCACAGCCGCCCGGCATCGACGTGGCCCCCGAGCCACCACAGGCGGGCATCACCCCGAGCAGGCTCGTCGAGGGCTTCCTGCAGGCGATGGCCGACCCAGAGGGCGACTATGCGGTCGCGCGGCAGTACCTCACATCGCAGGCAAACGACGGCTGGCAGCCGATCGGCGCCGTCGTCTACGACGGTTCCGTCACCGGCGACGCTGCCGAGGCGTCCATCGACGGCATGGCGATCGGCGAACTCGACGCGGCGGGGCACTACGCGGCGCAACTGCGCGCGTTCGAGCACGACTTCGGCGTCGTAAAGCAGGACGACGAGTGGCGCATCGGCGTCCCGCCCGGCGGGCTGCTGCTCTCGCGCTACATCTTCGAGCGCTACTACTCGGAGGTCACGGTCTACTACATGTCGACCACCGGCACCCATGTCGTGCCGGACCCGATCCATCTGCCCGAGTCGAAGGTCTCACCCACCGGCATCATCGACTCGCTGCTCGACGGCCCATCCGAGTCGATCGCGCGCGCCGTCAGCAACGCCATTCCCGTGACGGTCAAGCTCGGGGACAACGAGGCGAGCATCGACCCCCAAGGCGTCGTCACCGTCGACCTCACCGGCCTCAGCTCCAGCCTTGGCGACGACGCCAGGCGGCGCATCGGTGCCCAACTGCTGTGGTCGTTGACGTCGATCCCGCGCGTCACCGGCCTTGCCGTGACCCGCGACGGCCTGCCGTTCACCCTGCCCGACTCCAACGCGCAGGGCGTGCTGGAGTTGGCCACCCAGCAGGGCTACCAGGTGCTCTCCCGAGCCGTCCCCACCCCCGAACTGTTCGCGATCCGCGACGGCGTCCCCGGCAGGCTCAGCGAGACCTTCGAGGCGCTGATCCGCCAGGAGACCAGGTACTCGGAGTTGGCGATCTCGCTCGACGGCGGCACCCTCGCCCTGATCGACGAGACGCGCACCGTGCTGTCGATGGGGCCGAGGGCGGGGCAGACCAGTGCGGTGGCCACCGCCGGCCTGTCGAACCTGCGGCGCCCGCAGTTCGTCCTCGGGTCGCTGTGGCTGCTCGGCGACGAGACCGACGGCACCACCCGGCTGATCGTGGTGCAGCGCGGCCGTGACCCCGAGAGGGTGGCCTTCGACGAGGTGCCCGGCTCCCGCATAGAGGGCTTCGCCGTGTCCCCGACGGGGGCGAGGGCTGCGATCATCCTGTCGCACGGGCAGGAACGCAGCCTCGGCCTCGGCACCGTGCTCAGCGCCTCTCCGGTGCGCGTGGTCGGCTGGCGCGAACTGGAACTGATCGGGGACCAGAACCAGCGGCTGAGCAACGTGCAGGCCGTCACCTGGTCCGACGAGACGCTGCTGGGCCTGATCGGCACGAAGGGCTCCCAACCGTCCGTATTCACCGCGCACGTCGACGGCTCCCGCATCGAGGACCTCGCCCCCTCCGGTGCTCCCGTAGACATCACTGCGCTCGCGCGGCAGGGCGGAGGGCCCATCGCGATCCGCACCGACACGGGGTCTGCCTGGCGCTACGACGCGCGCACCCGCTGGCATCGGCTGGCTGACAACATCAGTTCGGTCGCCTACGGCGGCTGA
- the hpf gene encoding ribosome hibernation-promoting factor, HPF/YfiA family, with protein MDIVVTGRRITISPELKELVTERVTSVERLRDRVIRVEVEFSASDTTKDPADAITVQLTLRSRGPVIRAEAKASDKMAAFELALDRLKAQLRKAADRRKTHRGLRAASISEALPAEAAQADEGEVESHTVAGLVVTGDGPLVVREKEFEAEPLTLAQALDEMELVGHDFFLYKDADTGRPSVVYRRKAYNYGVIHLNVS; from the coding sequence ATGGACATCGTCGTCACCGGTCGTCGGATCACGATCAGCCCCGAACTCAAGGAACTCGTCACCGAGCGGGTGACCAGCGTGGAGCGGCTTCGCGACCGCGTCATCCGCGTCGAGGTTGAGTTCAGCGCATCGGATACCACGAAGGACCCCGCAGACGCCATCACCGTGCAGTTGACGCTCCGCAGCCGCGGACCTGTCATCCGAGCCGAGGCGAAGGCCAGCGACAAGATGGCCGCGTTCGAGCTCGCACTGGACCGATTGAAGGCCCAGCTCCGCAAGGCGGCCGATCGACGCAAGACCCACCGCGGGCTGCGCGCCGCCAGCATCAGTGAGGCGCTGCCCGCCGAGGCGGCGCAGGCAGATGAGGGGGAGGTCGAGTCGCACACCGTCGCAGGCCTGGTGGTGACCGGCGACGGCCCGCTCGTCGTGCGCGAGAAGGAGTTCGAGGCCGAGCCGCTGACCCTTGCGCAGGCCCTCGACGAGATGGAACTGGTCGGGCACGACTTCTTCCTCTACAAGGACGCGGACACGGGAAGGCCGTCGGTGGTTTACCGCCGCAAGGCCTACAACTACGGTGTGATCCACCTCAACGTGTCCTGA
- a CDS encoding LysR substrate-binding domain-containing protein, with protein MTNCLRIGKVPGVTLTKWQRIWEERFPGIDLAVEEVTLEQQRGRVVDGSLDLCFARLPIGRDGLHAIPLYDEVPVVWMSKDHVLAELDEVSLDDLADENVIEDAEPASIDLATYSAAVLRVPMSVARSLSRRDMVYRNVTDAPPTTVALVWRVDDENPLIDEFIGIVRGRSVNSSRSEAERRTKEAPEPRKPPAQAGRTGGTRRGSRNGARRQRPTRR; from the coding sequence GTGACGAATTGCCTGCGCATCGGGAAGGTCCCCGGGGTGACGCTGACCAAGTGGCAGCGCATCTGGGAGGAGCGGTTCCCCGGCATCGACCTCGCCGTCGAGGAGGTGACGCTCGAGCAGCAGCGCGGTCGCGTCGTCGACGGGTCGCTCGACCTGTGCTTCGCCCGGCTCCCCATCGGGCGCGATGGGCTGCACGCCATCCCGCTCTACGACGAGGTGCCCGTGGTGTGGATGTCGAAGGACCACGTGCTCGCGGAACTCGACGAGGTGAGCCTCGACGACCTCGCGGACGAGAACGTGATCGAGGACGCCGAGCCCGCCAGCATCGACCTGGCCACCTATTCCGCGGCAGTGCTGCGCGTGCCGATGTCGGTGGCCCGCAGCCTCTCGCGCCGCGACATGGTCTACCGGAACGTCACCGATGCGCCCCCCACCACGGTCGCGCTGGTGTGGCGCGTCGACGACGAGAACCCGCTGATCGACGAATTCATCGGGATCGTCCGGGGTCGCAGCGTCAACAGTTCCCGCAGCGAGGCGGAGCGCCGCACCAAGGAGGCCCCGGAGCCACGCAAGCCCCCGGCCCAGGCGGGTCGCACGGGCGGCACCAGGAGGGGCTCCAGGAACGGCGCCAGGAGACAGCGCCCCACTCGCCGCTGA
- a CDS encoding DUF2505 domain-containing protein, translating into MKLDYVHTYAATPEQVVALMRTPEFLDDVAKHAGAVAHTVDVSDEATKLGMTLKVPASLTKFVGQTMRIDQIFRFQAAGADGTVPGTVEVDVPGMPVEVNAAAQLRPEGETTRGLYSGELRVRIPLVGKKVEAQVEPFITDAFDGLERRAADWLAR; encoded by the coding sequence ATGAAGCTCGATTACGTCCACACCTACGCCGCCACGCCGGAGCAGGTCGTCGCCCTGATGCGCACCCCTGAGTTCCTCGACGACGTCGCCAAGCACGCAGGCGCCGTCGCCCACACCGTCGACGTCTCCGACGAAGCGACCAAGCTGGGGATGACCCTGAAGGTGCCCGCGAGCCTCACCAAGTTCGTGGGCCAGACGATGCGGATCGATCAGATCTTCCGGTTCCAGGCGGCGGGCGCCGACGGCACCGTCCCAGGCACCGTCGAGGTTGACGTGCCTGGCATGCCCGTCGAGGTGAACGCCGCCGCGCAATTGCGCCCCGAGGGCGAAACCACCCGCGGCCTCTACTCCGGCGAACTGCGGGTCAGGATCCCCCTGGTCGGCAAGAAGGTCGAGGCGCAGGTCGAGCCGTTCATCACCGACGCCTTCGACGGACTGGAGCGCCGCGCAGCCGACTGGCTGGCCCGCTGA